The sequence below is a genomic window from Kitasatospora kifunensis.
GCGTTGGCCGAGCCGCCGTGGCCGCGGGTATCCGGTGCGATCACCCGGTAGCGCGCCGCGAGGGCCGGCACCTGGTCGTCCCACATCCGGTGATCCAGGAAGCCACCGTGCAGCAGCACCACCGGCTGGCCCACGCCGGTGTCACGGTAGACGAGGTGGCCGTCCCCGGTCTCGAACGAGCAGAGGTCTGAGTCAGCGGTCCTGACGACGTCATCAATCATGACAACCAAGGTGTCATCTTTGCCGAAAGTTGACAACCCAGGTGTCATACTGTCGGGGTGACCGAATCCGATCCCCCGCTCGCCCCCGACGTCCTGGCCCACCGGCTCACCGAGGTGTTCGCCCTGGTGGGCCCGCTGTACCGGCGCGTGCTCCGGGCGGTCGAGCAGGCCGAGCCGATCGAAGGGCTCTCCGTCGGGGTGCGCGCCGTGCTGGACCTGCTGCGCCAGCACGGTCCCATGACCGTCCCGCAGTTGGGCCGCGCCCAGTCGCTGAGCCGGCAGTTCGTGCAGCGCATGGTCAACGAGGCCGCCACCCGACAGCTGGTCGAGATCATCCCCAACCCCGCCCACCAACGCTCCTCACTGGTCCGCCTGACGGATGACGGCAGCGCGGCCATCAACGCCGTGCTCAGCCGCGAACACGCGCTGCTGCGGGAGGTGGGCGGCGGGCTGACCGACGCCGAGATCAACACCTGCCTGCGGGTCCTGCGCCAGATGCTCGACGTCTTCGACCACGTCGACGTGAACTGATCGTCAACTCCGCGGGCACGAGCACGGGCACGGGCACGGGCACGGGCACGGGCACGGGCACGGACACAGGCACGGGCACAGGCACAGGCACGGGACGGTCAGGGCCGCTCCAGTCGGCCCGCCCAGGACAGGCCCACCTGGTTGGCGGAACCCACCCAGCGCAGCAGCACCACGCTGGCCAGGGCCGCCAGCGCGCACCAGGTGGAGACGAAGGCCAGCCGCCAGAGCAGCGCCGCCAGCACCGCCGCCGCACCGGTGAGTCGGCCGAGCAGGCGCAGCAGCCGGTCGCCGCTGGCCAGCAGCGCGCCGACCGTCGCCAGCACGTAGCCGGTCAGCAGCACCGGCGTCCAGGGGGTCCCCGTCCCGTACGTCAGTGCGTGGCCGTGCGCCCGGACGGTGACCGGGTGGGTCAGCACGGCCGCCAGCAGGAGCAGTGAGACGGCGGCGCCCAGCACCGCGAACCCGGCGCGGCGCCGGCGCCCGGCGCTCGCGGGGCCGCCGGCGGCGCACCAGACTCCCGCCGAGACCAGGACCGGCAGCACCGGCAGCGCGATGACCACCCAGGCGGTGCGCGCCCACAGCGCCGGACCGGCGCCGATCCGCCCCTGCGTGCTGAGCCAGACCACGGCCTCGATCAACTGGTGGGCGCCCAGCAGCAGCGGCAGCACCGCCAACGGCAGCTCACGCGGTCGCCGCACCCGGGACAGGCAGGCCACGCCGAGACCGACGACGGCCGAGCCCGCCAGGAGATCCGCTTCGGCACTCCAGCACATTCCTGCCTCCTACTGCCCGCGTGACCAATGGTCAGATCCTCCGCCGCTCGCGCGGGTATGTCCGGTAGGCAGGCCGGAAAGCGCAACAGTATAATGCTCAACCTTCGCCGGCGCCTTCGCTCCGCCATTGCGGCT
It includes:
- a CDS encoding MarR family winged helix-turn-helix transcriptional regulator; protein product: MTESDPPLAPDVLAHRLTEVFALVGPLYRRVLRAVEQAEPIEGLSVGVRAVLDLLRQHGPMTVPQLGRAQSLSRQFVQRMVNEAATRQLVEIIPNPAHQRSSLVRLTDDGSAAINAVLSREHALLREVGGGLTDAEINTCLRVLRQMLDVFDHVDVN
- a CDS encoding DUF6629 family protein, translating into MCWSAEADLLAGSAVVGLGVACLSRVRRPRELPLAVLPLLLGAHQLIEAVVWLSTQGRIGAGPALWARTAWVVIALPVLPVLVSAGVWCAAGGPASAGRRRRAGFAVLGAAVSLLLLAAVLTHPVTVRAHGHALTYGTGTPWTPVLLTGYVLATVGALLASGDRLLRLLGRLTGAAAVLAALLWRLAFVSTWCALAALASVVLLRWVGSANQVGLSWAGRLERP